Proteins found in one Lysobacterales bacterium genomic segment:
- a CDS encoding NAD-dependent epimerase/dehydratase family protein produces IWGTGTPLREFLHADDLADAAVFLMRNYSDESFINVGVGEDLSILALAELVAEVVGFDGTITTDPSKPDGTPRKLMDVSRLHALGWRHRIALRDGIATTYAWFRTASGLA; encoded by the coding sequence GATCTGGGGCACGGGCACGCCGTTGCGCGAGTTTCTGCACGCCGACGACCTGGCCGACGCGGCCGTGTTCCTGATGCGGAACTACAGTGACGAATCCTTCATCAACGTCGGCGTGGGCGAGGATCTGAGCATCCTCGCGCTGGCGGAACTCGTGGCGGAGGTGGTCGGCTTCGATGGCACGATCACCACCGATCCTTCGAAACCCGATGGCACGCCGCGCAAGCTGATGGACGTGTCGCGACTGCACGCGCTCGGCTGGCGCCATCGCATCGCACTGCGAGACGGCATCGCCACGACTTACGCCTGGTTCCGCACCGCGTCGGGACTGGCCTGA
- a CDS encoding undecaprenyl/decaprenyl-phosphate alpha-N-acetylglucosaminyl 1-phosphate transferase, giving the protein MHFDGLDTLTWHGFAWSLGITVLAMWALFPLAHRLGLVDHPTDRKNHGHVTPATGGLAMYLGMVVAVFATSSPSAAMGSLLVAGALLVITGWLDDRHDLRWYWRILIQIVAALILIFGGGVRIESIGPVFGAGAFALGALSLPLTVLATVGLINALNMIDGVDGLAGTLMLTALILVLAAAGYSGNVMLAERSAVLIGAIVGFLLFNFRFPGRRRAHAFMGNSGSALLGLVVAWACFRLTQNEGHPVSPVLALWLAPVPVIDCLVLIVRRMMAGRSPFSADHDHIHHIMRDAGFGPASTAVGLAVFTGVCGLVIGQCLRWNIAEPLLLGAYGVLLLIWFAVTAKRARAVALFRVARFWGRFLPAPAQASPDAVRNQA; this is encoded by the coding sequence ATGCACTTCGACGGATTGGACACGCTGACCTGGCATGGATTCGCCTGGTCGCTGGGGATCACCGTGCTGGCGATGTGGGCGCTGTTTCCGCTCGCGCACCGGCTTGGCCTGGTCGACCACCCGACCGATCGCAAGAACCATGGACACGTGACGCCGGCCACCGGCGGCCTGGCGATGTACCTCGGCATGGTCGTGGCCGTGTTCGCGACCTCGTCGCCCTCGGCCGCGATGGGGTCGCTGCTGGTCGCCGGCGCCTTGCTGGTGATCACCGGCTGGCTCGACGACCGCCACGACCTGCGCTGGTACTGGCGCATCCTGATCCAGATCGTGGCGGCGCTGATCCTGATCTTTGGCGGCGGCGTGCGCATCGAGTCGATCGGCCCGGTGTTCGGTGCCGGCGCGTTCGCGCTCGGGGCGCTGTCGCTGCCGTTGACGGTGCTCGCCACCGTTGGGCTGATCAATGCGCTGAACATGATCGACGGCGTCGACGGCCTCGCCGGAACCTTGATGCTGACCGCGCTGATCCTGGTGCTGGCCGCCGCCGGCTATTCCGGCAACGTGATGTTGGCCGAACGTTCGGCGGTGCTGATCGGCGCGATCGTCGGCTTCCTGTTGTTCAACTTCCGCTTCCCGGGACGCCGCCGCGCGCACGCGTTCATGGGCAATTCCGGCAGCGCCCTGCTCGGGCTCGTGGTCGCCTGGGCGTGTTTCCGTTTGACCCAGAACGAAGGCCATCCCGTGAGTCCGGTGTTGGCGCTGTGGCTGGCGCCGGTGCCGGTGATCGATTGCCTGGTGCTGATCGTGCGCCGGATGATGGCCGGGCGTTCGCCGTTCTCGGCCGACCACGACCACATCCACCACATCATGCGCGACGCCGGCTTCGGTCCGGCCTCGACCGCCGTGGGCCTGGCCGTGTTCACCGGCGTGTGCGGCCTCGTGATCGGGCAATGCCTGCGCTGGAACATCGCCGAACCGCTGCTGCTCGGCGCCTATGGCGTGCTGTTGCTGATCTGGTTCGCGGTCACCGCGAAGCGCGCACGCGCCGTGGCCCTGTTCCGCGTCGCGCGCTTCTGGGGCCGGTTCCTGCCGGCGCCCGCTCAGGCCAGTCCCGACGCGGTGCGGAACCAGGCGTAA
- a CDS encoding capsular biosynthesis protein, with product MIDLHCHLLPGIDDGAPDLEAALAMARIAVADGITVTACTPHIYPGLYENNAVGIRKAIATLQMMLDRQGIALRLVDGADAHVVPELVDGLKAGRIPTLAGSRYFLFEPAHHVATPRLEETAFNAMAAGFIPVLTHPERLTWIESHYAMFQRLAKAGAWMQLTAGAVTGRFGRKPQYWAEKMLDEGIVAIIATDAHRADRRPPLLAEARDAAAKRLGAAEATHLVCTRPQGILDNVAPNALPPLPAAGRPKQPTGGFWRRLFRPA from the coding sequence GTGATCGATCTGCATTGTCACCTGTTGCCCGGCATCGACGACGGCGCGCCCGATCTGGAGGCCGCGCTGGCGATGGCGCGCATCGCGGTCGCCGACGGCATCACCGTCACGGCGTGCACGCCGCACATCTATCCCGGATTGTACGAAAACAACGCCGTCGGCATCCGCAAGGCGATCGCCACCCTGCAGATGATGCTCGACCGCCAGGGCATTGCGCTGCGCCTGGTCGATGGCGCCGACGCCCATGTCGTGCCGGAACTGGTCGATGGCCTGAAAGCCGGACGCATCCCAACCCTGGCCGGTTCGCGCTACTTCCTGTTCGAGCCGGCGCATCATGTGGCGACGCCGCGACTGGAAGAGACCGCGTTCAACGCCATGGCCGCGGGCTTCATCCCGGTGCTGACGCATCCGGAACGCCTGACCTGGATCGAGTCGCATTACGCGATGTTCCAGCGCCTGGCCAAGGCCGGCGCGTGGATGCAGCTGACTGCCGGCGCCGTGACCGGCCGTTTCGGGCGCAAGCCGCAATACTGGGCCGAAAAGATGCTGGACGAGGGCATCGTCGCGATCATCGCCACCGACGCCCATCGCGCCGACCGCCGCCCGCCGCTGCTGGCCGAAGCGCGTGACGCCGCGGCCAAGCGACTCGGCGCCGCGGAGGCCACGCACCTCGTCTGCACGCGTCCGCAGGGTATTCTGGACAACGTCGCGCCGAACGCGCTGCCGCCGCTGCCCGCCGCGGGTCGGCCGAAACAGCCGACCGGCGGCTTTTGGCGTCGCCTGTTCCGACCGGCATAA
- a CDS encoding polysaccharide export protein, with translation MHRLLALFLIVLALLSGCASNTGGLKSGTAKAVTSTSTLPVPDTTSDSGAYLGVSDYRVGPLDLLEVSVFQVPDLNRTVRINTSGQISLPLIGAIRAGGRTVSELEVEIAARLEAQYLQSPQVTVFVKEFSSQRLTVEGAVKQPGIYPITGKTSLLQAIALAKGFEDLADQRSVIVFRMIEGKKMAALFDIRQIRAGELEDPQLYGDDIVVVETSGVRSAYKSLVDSLRGLIGFATL, from the coding sequence ATGCATCGATTGCTCGCCCTCTTCCTGATCGTCCTCGCCCTGCTCTCCGGCTGCGCTTCCAATACCGGCGGGCTGAAGAGCGGCACCGCCAAGGCCGTGACCTCGACGTCCACGTTGCCGGTACCCGACACCACCTCGGACTCGGGCGCCTATCTCGGCGTCTCGGACTACCGCGTCGGCCCGCTCGACCTGCTCGAGGTGTCGGTGTTCCAGGTGCCGGACCTGAATCGCACCGTGCGCATCAACACCTCGGGCCAGATCTCGCTGCCGCTGATCGGCGCGATCCGGGCCGGCGGCCGCACCGTCTCGGAACTCGAGGTCGAGATCGCCGCAAGGCTCGAAGCCCAGTACCTGCAGAGTCCGCAGGTCACGGTGTTCGTCAAGGAATTCTCCAGCCAGCGCCTGACCGTCGAAGGGGCGGTGAAACAGCCGGGCATCTACCCGATCACCGGCAAGACCAGCCTGTTGCAGGCGATCGCGCTGGCCAAGGGCTTCGAAGACCTGGCCGACCAGCGCTCGGTGATCGTGTTCCGCATGATCGAGGGCAAGAAGATGGCGGCGCTGTTCGACATTCGCCAGATCCGCGCCGGCGAGCTCGAAGACCCGCAACTGTATGGCGACGACATCGTCGTCGTGGAAACCTCCGGCGTGCGCAGCGCGTACAAGAGCCTGGTCGACAGCCTGCGCGGGCTGATCGGTTTCGCGACCCTCTGA
- a CDS encoding polysaccharide biosynthesis tyrosine autokinase: MRQQNLPSPWSALLGSLFGGKKAKTPVNYKVEDDRLYAGMVSGGLTIEPVEESRLVNILFDSPDPQFAARAANAVAEAFIATNIERRFDASSYAKGYLEDRLAQLKQKLEDSERELVAFAQKEQILSANNNQTLIEQNLGELNSAVGQAQGARIRAEARWRQAQASRGAALPAEMLEGSNIRPLQERRSTLKSTFQEKLRLYKPEYPEMKQLQAQIDEVDRQIVAEIEGIKATVKAEYDSALTQETLLREQLTQIKTETLDLQSRSIDYNILQREVTTNRELYDGLLQRYKEIGVAGGVSSNNISIVDRAQVPGGPYKPNMRRNLMIGLLLGLFLGVLLALLLEYLDDTVKSPEDIEKKLHLVNLGVIPKLGKDITPAEALVDIRSGFAEAYRSVRTALQFSTESGVPAVLVVTSTQPGEGKSTTAKSLARNFALLGKRVLLIDADLRNPSLHRVFELDNAMGLSNCLSGSAKPGQCIHRVDQAGISIMLSGPLPPNPAELLAGPRMVSLLTQAQERFDQIIIDAPPVLGLADAPILRQPRQGHPCSWSRPDAPRSARHRRRSSACSRRARACSAWS, encoded by the coding sequence ATGCGGCAACAGAACCTGCCTTCGCCTTGGTCGGCCTTGCTCGGCTCATTGTTCGGCGGCAAAAAGGCGAAGACGCCGGTCAACTACAAGGTCGAGGACGACCGCCTCTATGCCGGCATGGTCTCGGGCGGACTGACGATCGAACCCGTCGAAGAATCTCGACTCGTCAACATCCTGTTTGACAGCCCCGATCCGCAATTCGCCGCACGCGCCGCGAACGCGGTCGCCGAGGCCTTCATCGCGACCAACATTGAACGCCGCTTCGATGCCTCGTCCTATGCCAAGGGCTATCTCGAAGACCGGCTGGCGCAGCTGAAGCAGAAGCTCGAGGACTCGGAGCGCGAACTGGTCGCGTTCGCGCAGAAGGAACAGATTCTTTCGGCGAACAACAACCAGACCCTGATCGAGCAGAACCTCGGCGAGCTCAATTCCGCGGTCGGCCAGGCCCAGGGCGCGCGCATCCGCGCCGAGGCGCGCTGGCGCCAGGCGCAGGCCAGCCGCGGTGCCGCGCTGCCCGCGGAAATGCTCGAAGGGTCCAACATCCGGCCGCTGCAGGAACGCCGCTCGACCCTGAAGAGCACGTTTCAGGAGAAGCTGCGCCTGTACAAGCCGGAATATCCGGAAATGAAGCAGTTGCAGGCGCAGATCGACGAAGTCGACCGCCAGATCGTCGCCGAGATCGAAGGCATCAAGGCCACGGTCAAGGCCGAGTACGACTCGGCGCTGACGCAGGAAACCCTGCTGCGCGAGCAACTCACCCAGATCAAGACCGAGACCCTGGACCTGCAGAGCCGCTCGATCGACTACAACATCCTGCAGCGCGAAGTCACCACCAACCGCGAGCTCTACGACGGCCTGCTGCAGCGCTACAAGGAAATCGGCGTCGCCGGCGGCGTCAGCAGCAACAACATCTCGATCGTCGACCGCGCCCAGGTGCCGGGCGGCCCGTACAAGCCGAACATGCGCCGCAACCTGATGATCGGCCTGCTGCTCGGGCTGTTCCTCGGCGTGCTGCTGGCGCTGCTGCTCGAATACCTCGACGACACCGTGAAGTCGCCGGAAGACATCGAGAAGAAGCTGCACCTGGTCAACCTCGGCGTGATCCCGAAGCTCGGCAAGGACATCACCCCGGCCGAAGCCTTGGTCGATATCCGCTCCGGGTTCGCCGAAGCCTATCGCTCGGTGCGCACGGCCTTGCAGTTCTCGACCGAGAGCGGCGTGCCGGCGGTCCTCGTGGTCACCAGCACCCAGCCCGGCGAAGGCAAGAGCACCACCGCGAAGTCGCTGGCGCGCAATTTCGCCCTGCTCGGCAAGCGCGTGCTGCTGATCGATGCCGACCTGCGCAATCCGTCGCTGCACCGCGTGTTCGAGCTCGACAACGCGATGGGCCTGAGCAACTGCCTGTCCGGCTCGGCCAAGCCGGGACAGTGCATCCATCGCGTCGACCAGGCCGGCATCTCGATCATGCTGAGCGGTCCGTTGCCGCCGAATCCGGCCGAGCTGCTGGCCGGCCCGCGCATGGTCAGCCTGCTGACGCAGGCGCAGGAACGCTTCGACCAGATCATCATCGACGCGCCGCCGGTGCTCGGCCTCGCCGATGCGCCGATCCTCCGGCAACCTCGCCAGGGGCACCCCTGCTCGTGGTCGAGGCCGGACGCACCAAGGTCGGCGCGGCACAGACGACGATCAAGCGCCTGCTCGCGGCGCGCACGCGCCTGCTCGGCGTGGTCCTGA
- a CDS encoding TonB-dependent receptor, which produces MLFDQFDAAVRNGTINPFGASSAAGQELIDSITIDDEARQSEGVSQGIDFNFTRSLTELDGGYMGLALGGEFRNESQEFTPSALLLSNNIAGDRDSTLGPGESTLVATDEDRNIFSAYAELNAPVSETLELQAALRFDDYSEVGSTFNPKFGLRWQPHEDLIVRASAGTGFRAPSLNDLYRPTVFGVTSSLITDPQCVDQEGSIDICTDQWPVERRSNPDLDPETSTQFSIGTVYEPVANFNVGLEYWWLEKEDVISTLGEQIIIESPELYNGIYIERDEDGFISNIILQKENQGKLKTSGIDISGRLSSGDTEYGEFSVDVLGTYVVEYERQFGPLEPYRSNVGRFLNDQVIQRWRHRIAFNWDQGPYGLTLANTYSSGYQDQNTTYDPFSDERLPERDVDSYSLWDLTGSWEINDNLNLRAGVLNLFDEEPPFSNQAYFFIAGYDPTYTDPRGRSYYLGVDYKFF; this is translated from the coding sequence GTGCTGTTCGACCAGTTCGATGCCGCCGTTCGCAATGGCACCATCAATCCCTTCGGTGCATCGTCGGCGGCGGGCCAAGAGCTGATCGACTCGATCACCATCGACGACGAAGCGCGCCAGTCCGAAGGTGTCAGCCAGGGCATCGATTTCAACTTCACGCGCTCGCTGACGGAGCTCGATGGCGGCTACATGGGCCTCGCGCTCGGCGGCGAGTTCCGCAACGAATCGCAGGAATTCACGCCGTCGGCGCTGCTGTTGTCGAACAACATCGCCGGCGACCGCGACAGCACGCTTGGCCCCGGCGAATCGACGCTGGTCGCCACTGACGAGGACCGCAACATCTTCTCCGCCTACGCCGAGCTCAACGCGCCGGTCAGCGAGACGCTGGAGCTGCAGGCGGCGCTGCGCTTCGATGATTACTCCGAGGTCGGCTCGACCTTCAATCCCAAGTTCGGCCTGCGCTGGCAGCCGCACGAGGATCTGATCGTGCGCGCCTCGGCCGGCACCGGCTTCCGCGCGCCGTCGCTCAATGACCTTTATCGGCCGACCGTGTTCGGTGTCACCTCGAGCCTGATCACCGATCCACAGTGCGTCGATCAGGAAGGCAGCATCGACATCTGCACCGACCAGTGGCCGGTAGAGCGCCGCAGCAATCCGGATCTCGACCCGGAGACATCGACGCAGTTCTCGATCGGCACCGTGTACGAGCCGGTCGCCAATTTCAACGTCGGCCTCGAGTACTGGTGGCTGGAAAAGGAAGACGTGATCAGCACGCTCGGCGAGCAGATCATCATCGAGAGCCCGGAGCTCTACAACGGCATCTACATCGAGCGCGACGAGGATGGCTTCATCAGCAACATCATCCTGCAGAAGGAAAACCAGGGGAAGCTGAAGACCTCGGGCATCGACATCAGCGGTCGGCTGAGCAGCGGCGACACCGAATACGGCGAGTTCAGCGTCGATGTCCTCGGCACCTACGTGGTCGAGTACGAGCGCCAGTTCGGCCCGCTGGAACCCTATCGCAGCAACGTCGGCCGCTTCCTCAACGATCAGGTGATCCAGCGCTGGCGCCACCGGATCGCCTTCAACTGGGATCAGGGCCCGTACGGGCTGACGCTGGCGAATACATATTCATCTGGCTACCAGGATCAGAACACCACCTACGATCCGTTCAGCGACGAACGCCTGCCCGAGCGCGATGTCGATTCCTATTCGCTGTGGGACCTGACCGGAAGCTGGGAGATCAACGACAACCTCAACCTGCGCGCCGGCGTGCTCAACCTGTTCGACGAGGAGCCGCCGTTCTCCAACCAGGCGTACTTCTTCATCGCCGGCTACGACCCCACCTACACCGATCCACGCGGTCGCTCGTACTACCTCGGCGTCGACTACAAGTTCTTCTGA
- a CDS encoding transposase yields the protein MTQADDGERLIYLFDKPRPDGSWQVTLTPLELLDRLARFIPPPRRHLHRYHGVFAPHAALRAKVTARAGEAIAAPVAPSIGQSATSAPVAPDAPAVGEQAAGERLRSGRDWHHRRREGQTHRPTDGTSENSDTNSRGGPTSKRAVLR from the coding sequence CTGACGCAGGCGGACGACGGCGAGCGCCTGATCTACCTATTCGACAAGCCGCGCCCGGACGGCAGCTGGCAAGTCACGCTGACGCCGCTGGAACTGCTCGACCGGTTGGCGCGGTTCATTCCGCCGCCGCGCCGGCATCTGCATCGCTATCACGGCGTGTTCGCGCCGCACGCCGCCTTGCGCGCAAAGGTGACGGCGCGGGCAGGGGAGGCGATTGCGGCGCCGGTCGCGCCGTCGATAGGGCAATCGGCGACATCGGCCCCGGTCGCGCCAGATGCCCCGGCAGTCGGCGAGCAGGCAGCAGGCGAGCGGCTGCGAAGCGGGCGTGATTGGCACCATCGGCGGCGGGAAGGCCAAACCCACCGGCCAACCGACGGCACGTCAGAAAATTCCGACACCAACTCGCGCGGTGGTCCTACCAGCAAACGCGCAGTTCTCCGATAG
- a CDS encoding transposase, translated as MVTAVSASPGESVCTPGVYQRRRPERTLAYQTVQAWLATWIAYREATDDEAVPAYIERELRAYLECGILAHGFARARCPDCTAEFLVAFSCKGRGVCPSCTTKRMAATAAHLVDSVIPRVPMRQWVLSLPKRLRPALRNHAALATRVLRIFISSIQRELRRSAAAPVGARLGAVSFLQRFGSALNEHWHYHCCVSDGVFAAADGQTLAFMPATIDVADIVARVQARVRGRVLALYCRHGVLSEEDAQNMAGWDHGGGFSVDASVGIAADDRPALERLLRYCARPCWASERLTQADDGERLIYLFDKPRPDGSWQVTLTPIELLDRLARFIPPPRRHLHRYHGVFAPHSALREQVTARAGEAIAASVAPLVPGSASAAGSATSAPSAGSAAAESPAAAPPPSTVCTPAAPATPEDLAAAIRLQLGLPTAIRPIPEPILAAPPGARAWARLIARIFDADPLRCRRCGGSMRLIAFITEGAVIVRILDHLGEPSRAPRMAPIRGPPGASALQQRADHDARRSLNLDPPVDVMPDYENQNQDLVW; from the coding sequence GTGGTCACTGCAGTCAGCGCCAGTCCTGGCGAATCGGTGTGTACGCCTGGGGTCTATCAGCGACGGCGGCCGGAACGCACGCTCGCCTACCAGACGGTGCAGGCATGGCTGGCGACCTGGATTGCGTATCGCGAGGCGACTGACGACGAAGCGGTGCCGGCCTATATCGAGCGCGAGCTGAGGGCCTATCTGGAGTGCGGCATCCTCGCGCACGGCTTCGCGCGGGCGCGCTGTCCGGACTGCACGGCGGAGTTTCTGGTTGCCTTCTCCTGCAAAGGTCGCGGCGTGTGCCCGTCCTGCACCACCAAACGCATGGCCGCGACGGCGGCGCATCTGGTCGACTCGGTGATCCCGCGCGTACCGATGCGGCAGTGGGTGCTGTCCTTGCCCAAACGCTTGCGGCCGGCGCTGCGCAACCACGCTGCGCTGGCGACGCGGGTACTGCGCATCTTCATCAGCAGCATCCAGCGAGAACTGCGCCGCAGCGCTGCCGCGCCGGTGGGTGCGCGGCTGGGCGCGGTGAGCTTTCTGCAGCGCTTCGGTTCGGCGCTCAATGAGCACTGGCACTACCACTGCTGCGTCAGCGACGGCGTGTTCGCGGCGGCAGACGGCCAGACCCTCGCCTTTATGCCCGCGACCATCGATGTCGCCGATATCGTGGCCAGGGTTCAGGCGCGGGTGCGAGGGCGGGTGCTGGCCTTGTACTGCCGGCATGGCGTGCTGAGCGAAGAAGACGCGCAGAACATGGCGGGTTGGGACCACGGCGGCGGATTCTCGGTCGATGCCTCGGTCGGCATCGCTGCCGACGACCGCCCGGCGCTGGAGCGCTTGCTACGCTACTGCGCCCGGCCGTGCTGGGCATCCGAACGGCTGACGCAGGCAGACGATGGCGAACGCCTGATCTACCTGTTCGACAAACCGCGCCCGGACGGTAGCTGGCAAGTCACGCTGACGCCGATTGAGCTACTCGACCGGCTGGCGCGTTTCATTCCACCGCCGCGCCGGCATCTGCACCGCTATCACGGTGTGTTTGCGCCGCACTCGGCTTTGCGGGAGCAAGTGACGGCGCGGGCAGGGGAGGCGATTGCAGCGTCGGTCGCGCCGCTTGTGCCGGGATCGGCAAGTGCGGCAGGTTCAGCGACTTCGGCACCCTCCGCAGGATCAGCCGCTGCAGAATCACCCGCTGCAGCGCCGCCGCCGTCGACAGTGTGTACACCAGCGGCTCCAGCGACACCCGAGGACTTGGCAGCCGCCATTCGCCTGCAACTGGGGCTACCGACCGCAATCCGGCCCATTCCAGAACCGATCCTCGCCGCGCCACCCGGCGCTCGCGCCTGGGCACGGCTGATCGCGCGGATCTTTGATGCCGATCCACTGCGCTGCCGACGCTGCGGCGGCAGCATGCGGCTGATCGCGTTCATCACCGAGGGCGCCGTGATCGTGCGCATCCTCGATCACCTCGGCGAACCCAGCCGCGCGCCGCGGATGGCGCCAATCCGTGGACCTCCCGGCGCCAGCGCGCTGCAGCAACGGGCTGACCACGACGCCCGCAGATCGCTCAACCTCGATCCGCCCGTCGACGTCATGCCCGACTACGAGAACCAGAACCAGGACCTGGTCTGGTAA
- a CDS encoding threonine/serine exporter family protein, producing the protein MQVDAIAERVLAQQIGITEGLAELRALRTGLSVKGVGLQVLSFGIAGATVAALLKGSSADVLAAGSIGLLIGLLALVAERRSNFAPSFEAVAAFLAMFFASLIASSLVPLNVRSVLIASIIVLMPGLTLTTAVTELSTQHLVAGTVRLMGAAATLLKLSLGTIAAVQLARAFGWTALPSQALPVPAWAEWAALRIGNSKPPFSAVYASSSCRQASRTHVALPSGAGFWGSVTLAGRSGLARRLPVDGI; encoded by the coding sequence GTGCAAGTCGATGCCATTGCCGAGCGCGTGCTCGCGCAGCAGATCGGCATCACCGAGGGATTGGCGGAACTGCGCGCGCTGCGCACCGGCTTGTCGGTGAAGGGCGTGGGCTTGCAGGTGCTCAGCTTCGGCATCGCCGGCGCCACCGTCGCCGCCTTGCTCAAGGGCAGTTCGGCGGATGTGCTCGCGGCGGGCAGCATCGGCCTGCTGATCGGCCTGCTGGCCCTGGTGGCCGAACGTCGGTCGAATTTCGCGCCCTCGTTCGAGGCCGTTGCGGCGTTCCTCGCCATGTTTTTCGCGTCGCTGATCGCGTCGTCGTTGGTGCCGCTGAACGTGCGTTCGGTCCTGATCGCCTCGATCATCGTGCTGATGCCGGGGCTGACGTTGACGACCGCCGTCACCGAGTTGTCGACCCAGCATCTGGTTGCCGGCACGGTCCGGCTGATGGGTGCGGCAGCGACCCTGTTGAAGTTGTCGCTGGGCACCATCGCCGCGGTCCAGCTGGCCCGCGCGTTTGGCTGGACGGCCTTGCCGTCCCAGGCACTGCCGGTGCCGGCGTGGGCGGAATGGGCTGCACTAAGGATAGGAAATTCAAAGCCCCCTTTTTCGGCAGTCTACGCTTCGAGCTCATGCCGTCAAGCTTCCCGCACGCATGTCGCGCTACCCTCTGGGGCGGGGTTCTGGGGCTCGGTGACGCTCGCGGGGCGTTCCGGTCTCGCACGCAGACTTCCTGTGGATGGGATCTGA
- a CDS encoding threonine/serine exporter family protein, which produces MSPDEFDARVRFVAELARRLHQYGTSAPRLERAIDGVSARLGLLPTSLSTPTSITLSFVDPDDGELALPRRTMVMRVNPGDVNLRRLCKSMPLPSACSRSRSASPRDWRNCARCAPACR; this is translated from the coding sequence ATGAGTCCCGACGAGTTCGACGCGCGCGTCCGCTTCGTGGCGGAACTGGCGCGACGGCTGCATCAGTACGGCACGTCGGCGCCGCGTCTGGAGCGCGCCATCGACGGCGTGAGTGCGCGCCTCGGCCTGCTGCCGACCAGCCTGTCAACGCCGACGTCGATCACGCTGTCCTTCGTCGATCCGGACGACGGCGAACTGGCCTTGCCGCGCAGGACGATGGTGATGCGCGTGAATCCGGGCGACGTGAATCTGCGCCGCCTGTGCAAGTCGATGCCATTGCCGAGCGCGTGCTCGCGCAGCAGATCGGCATCACCGAGGGATTGGCGGAACTGCGCGCGCTGCGCACCGGCTTGTCGGTGA
- a CDS encoding PqqD family protein, producing MNRHTTYLLAPHVLAQFDLDEAVLLDEALGRYFAANPVASLILRACRNGARRDELLADVVATHRVEADRAGADLDRFLADLVARGLLRTSVAT from the coding sequence ATGAATCGCCACACCACTTACCTGCTCGCGCCGCATGTGCTGGCCCAGTTCGACCTGGACGAGGCGGTCCTGCTCGACGAGGCACTCGGTCGCTACTTCGCCGCCAATCCGGTCGCCAGCCTGATTCTTCGCGCATGCCGGAACGGTGCCCGCCGTGACGAGCTGCTGGCCGACGTGGTCGCGACGCATCGCGTCGAAGCGGATCGGGCCGGTGCGGACCTCGATCGCTTTCTCGCCGATCTGGTCGCGCGGGGCCTGTTGCGGACCTCGGTCGCGACATGA
- a CDS encoding lasso RiPP family leader peptide-containing protein — MPGHVEHIVEPADTDARASYVAPELRDLGDVRDLTLGASPGTGDSGGSGTHRAMNRPGQGQRT; from the coding sequence ATGCCCGGTCATGTCGAACACATCGTTGAACCTGCGGATACCGATGCGCGTGCGAGCTATGTCGCTCCCGAGTTGCGCGATCTGGGCGATGTGCGTGACCTGACGCTCGGCGCATCACCGGGAACCGGCGATTCGGGCGGTTCGGGTACGCATCGGGCAATGAACCGTCCGGGACAGGGGCAGCGCACCTGA